Below is a genomic region from Spartinivicinus marinus.
GGGGCTACCTGGTGGCCTACCGTTTCAGCAAATGTACCCAACCAATATGAGCAAGAACGGCAGCTGTACCAAAAAGCCCTCAAAGCACTAAACAAGCATGACTGGAAGCAGTTTAATCAGTATCAAAATAAACTGACCCATTACCCTCTTTACCCTTATCTGGAGTATTACGAGCTACAACGTAAGCTATCCGTTTCACCTTCCAAGGAAATAAATGCTTTTATCAAAACCTATAATGACTTACCGGTTACTGCACGGCTACAACAAAACTGGCTACGTTATTTAGCAAAGAACAAACAATGGAAAACCTTTAAGGCTAATTACGACCCTAAAAAGGCTACAGTTGATTTACAATGCTGGTATCATCGTGCCCAGCTGGCCACAGGCCAAACCAAACAAGCTTTTCAAGGGGCCAAGCAACTCTGGTTATCAGGAAAATCACAACCTGAAGCCTGTGATCCTTTATTTGCTCGTTGGCGCAGTGCAGGCCAGCTTACCCAAAATTTAGCTTGGCAACGAATGAGCCTAGCTTATGAGGAGCGTAACCCTGGCCTAGGCAAATACCTCAGTCGTTTTCTAAATAAAGCCAATAAGCCATCAGGCAAATTATTTTATAGCACCTATCGCAATCCACAAAAATTATTTAAATCCAGTCGCTATCAACGTAACACGCCGTTTATGCGTGATATTATTAAAACAGGCTTAATGCAAATGGCTAGGCGCAACCCTCAAGAAGCGCTTAATCTTTGGAAACAATATAGTCGTAGCCACAGTTTTTCAGCTTCCCAAAGCCGTGACATCAATCAATATATCTCACTTTATTTACTCAAACATTTTGCCGCCGATGAAATTCAGTGGGTTGATCAAGTGGCCTCTAAACAACCTGACCAGGAACTAGTGGAGTGGCGGTTACGCATTGCCTTAAAAACCCAGGACTGGCCTTCCGTTAAACGGGCTTATAAACTGTTGCCCACTGAACAACAACAAGAGCCCCGCTGGCGCTACTGGAATATCCGCGCTCAAGAAGCACTAGCAAAAACCAGCAAGGCCAAAAAACAAGTCATTAAACAATATGCTGAACTAGCAAAAGAGCGTGACTTTTATGCCTTTTTAGCAGCTGACCGAGTTCAGGTACCTTATCGGCTCAATCACCAACCTTACCCTGTCAGTACTCAAACCAAAAATAAAATAAAGTCACTGGGTGGCATCAAACGTGCGGCTGAGTTTTATCGGCTAAATCATGTCATGTCTGCAAGAAGAGAGTGGCATCACCTGTCCAAAATACTGTCAAGTGAAGAGTTAATTGCAGCAGCTGAGATTGCATACAACTGGAAGCGGTATGACCAATCTATCTTTAACTCAGCTCGTGCAAAATATTGGGATGACTTGCAATTACGTTTTCCACTGGCATTTAAGCGCCCTATTCTATCAATCAGCGAAAAAAATCAGTTATCCAGCAGTTGGGTTTATGCCATTGCTCGTCAGGAAAGTGCATTTATGTATGATGCTCGATCACATGCCGGCGCTATGGGGTTAATGCAATTAATGCCAGCAACGGCCAGGCATGTTGCACGCAAAAATGGTTTTCGCTACCGAGGCACTAAAGAATTATTAAACCCTAGAAAAAATATTCAACTGGGCACCGCCTATTTAGTTGAATTAATGAAAACCTTTAATGGCAACCGCATTTTAGCAACTGCTGCCTACAATGCAGGCCCACATCGGGTAAAACAGTGGCTAAAACGCAG
It encodes:
- a CDS encoding transglycosylase SLT domain-containing protein, giving the protein MKMQTIAPKALTLCISLLGATWWPTVSANVPNQYEQERQLYQKALKALNKHDWKQFNQYQNKLTHYPLYPYLEYYELQRKLSVSPSKEINAFIKTYNDLPVTARLQQNWLRYLAKNKQWKTFKANYDPKKATVDLQCWYHRAQLATGQTKQAFQGAKQLWLSGKSQPEACDPLFARWRSAGQLTQNLAWQRMSLAYEERNPGLGKYLSRFLNKANKPSGKLFYSTYRNPQKLFKSSRYQRNTPFMRDIIKTGLMQMARRNPQEALNLWKQYSRSHSFSASQSRDINQYISLYLLKHFAADEIQWVDQVASKQPDQELVEWRLRIALKTQDWPSVKRAYKLLPTEQQQEPRWRYWNIRAQEALAKTSKAKKQVIKQYAELAKERDFYAFLAADRVQVPYRLNHQPYPVSTQTKNKIKSLGGIKRAAEFYRLNHVMSARREWHHLSKILSSEELIAAAEIAYNWKRYDQSIFNSARAKYWDDLQLRFPLAFKRPILSISEKNQLSSSWVYAIARQESAFMYDARSHAGAMGLMQLMPATARHVARKNGFRYRGTKELLNPRKNIQLGTAYLVELMKTFNGNRILATAAYNAGPHRVKQWLKRSDNLPYDIWIESIPFNETRKYVQNVLAYQVIYSNKLGKSKTTVVTPKEKNYLYVWNKS